A part of Thermococcus sp. SY098 genomic DNA contains:
- a CDS encoding alanyl-tRNA editing protein, with the protein MTKKLYYEDAYLKEAKAKVVEIKDNALLLDQTIFYPTGGGQPHDRGTINGVHVLDVYKDEEGNVWHVVEEPEKFRIGDEVELKIDWDYRYKLMRIHTAMHLLDHVLNEILGKDKWQLYGSGMSVEKGRYDILYPENVNKYKEQIIELFNKYVDEGGEVKIWWEGEKRLTQIRDFEVLPCGGTHVKDIKEIGHIKKLKRSSIGKGKQRLEIWLED; encoded by the coding sequence ATGACGAAGAAGCTTTACTATGAGGATGCATATCTAAAAGAAGCAAAAGCAAAAGTTGTTGAAATAAAAGATAATGCATTGCTTTTGGATCAGACCATTTTCTATCCAACAGGTGGAGGACAGCCGCATGACAGGGGAACAATAAATGGTGTTCATGTTTTGGATGTTTACAAAGACGAGGAAGGTAATGTCTGGCATGTTGTAGAAGAGCCAGAGAAATTCAGGATAGGAGATGAGGTTGAGCTTAAGATAGACTGGGATTATCGCTACAAGCTCATGCGTATCCACACCGCGATGCATCTCTTAGATCATGTGTTGAATGAAATTCTCGGTAAAGACAAATGGCAACTTTATGGCAGTGGAATGAGTGTGGAAAAGGGAAGATACGATATTCTCTACCCAGAAAACGTTAACAAGTACAAGGAGCAGATTATTGAGCTTTTCAATAAGTATGTGGACGAAGGTGGGGAAGTCAAAATCTGGTGGGAGGGAGAGAAAAGGCTCACACAAATCAGGGACTTTGAAGTCCTCCCATGCGGTGGAACCCATGTAAAGGATATTAAGGAGATTGGGCATATCAAAAAGCTGAAGCGCTCAAGCATAGGGAAAGGCAAGCAGAGGCTGGAGATATGGCTTGAAGATTAA
- a CDS encoding DUF167 family protein yields the protein MIKQTKEGVILLVHVQPNAKRDSIDGVDKWKGRIKIKISAPPVGGKANKELIKFLSKLLGKEVVILRGETSREKDLLIKGATIEEVREKLGI from the coding sequence ATGATAAAGCAGACAAAAGAGGGTGTTATTCTCCTCGTTCATGTCCAGCCAAATGCAAAAAGGGACAGCATTGATGGAGTTGACAAGTGGAAGGGGAGGATTAAAATAAAAATTAGCGCTCCCCCAGTTGGTGGAAAAGCTAACAAAGAATTAATAAAGTTCCTTTCAAAGCTCCTTGGAAAAGAGGTTGTTATACTCAGAGGAGAGACCTCAAGGGAAAAGGATTTGCTGATTAAAGGAGCAACAATAGAGGAAGTAAGGGAAAAATTGGGGATTTAA
- a CDS encoding DUF402 domain-containing protein — MNKKVHLIYKRIPNRVLKRYDELIADLGDIIVAKSKFHGMLAPLYVNGVKVIENDYTMIYFAFISKNYDVLKVYDKQGNFKGFYVDVLAYTKRYNNTLEMLDLFLDIFIFPNGEAFLLDEDELEMALNYGLIDKETFDFAYKVADEIIMAVKEKRFPPKIVWKYDLEGGE, encoded by the coding sequence ATGAACAAAAAAGTTCACCTCATCTATAAGCGCATTCCGAACAGAGTTCTTAAAAGATACGATGAACTCATAGCAGACTTAGGAGACATCATCGTTGCCAAGTCCAAATTCCATGGAATGCTCGCACCTCTTTATGTAAATGGAGTTAAGGTCATTGAAAATGACTACACAATGATTTACTTCGCCTTTATCAGTAAAAATTACGATGTTTTGAAAGTTTACGATAAGCAAGGGAATTTTAAGGGGTTCTACGTAGATGTTCTGGCATATACAAAACGCTACAACAATACTTTGGAGATGCTTGACCTATTTTTGGACATCTTTATTTTCCCAAACGGCGAAGCTTTCTTGTTAGATGAGGATGAGCTTGAAATGGCTCTCAATTATGGTCTGATCGACAAAGAAACCTTTGATTTCGCCTACAAAGTTGCAGATGAAATAATTATGGCTGTAAAAGAAAAGAGGTTTCCTCCAAAAATTGTATGGAAATATGACTTGGAGGGGGGAGAATGA
- the glyS gene encoding glycine--tRNA ligase, whose protein sequence is MKIDKYEILSDLMRRRGFAWGSFEIYGGARGFYDYGPLGATIKRKIERKIREAFQREGFFELETPDITPEEVFIASGHVEKFVDPLVECTKCHARYRADHLIEESLDIDVEGLSAEELTKIIKENGIKCPQCGGELGDVWYFNLMFETYIGPYKDKKGYLRPETAQGIFVNFKRLNAFARNKLPFGVFQIGKAYRNEISPRQGMIRLREFTQAEVEIFFNPKETEHPHFDEVKDEVVRLYPIEHQLKNLGMIEVTLEEAVKKGYVMNTFFAYYMAMVKRILLDIGIPEKAIRFRQQLPEERAHYSKDTWDVEIYSERFGWIECVGIAYRGDYDLSRHMKMSGADLTVMIHYDKPKTVKRLKVSLNMKRVGPKLKKDAKRINEKLKEMSEEELRKLVEELEEEGKVSIEGYELEKEDFIIKEVEEKITGEKIVPHVLEPSFGIDRPFYLLLENSLTIDEDGRIYLKIKKDMAPIEVAVLPLVAKEPLTTIAYNVFRTLQKAGFIAVYDEKDTIGRRYARYDEIGTPYCVTIDNQTPEDNTVTIRDRDTREQIRVKIDELPEKLKELIFGSS, encoded by the coding sequence ATGAAGATAGACAAGTATGAAATCCTTTCGGATTTGATGAGGAGAAGAGGCTTTGCATGGGGAAGCTTCGAGATTTATGGTGGGGCGAGAGGTTTCTACGATTACGGTCCTCTTGGAGCGACAATAAAGAGAAAGATTGAGCGTAAAATCAGAGAAGCCTTTCAGAGAGAGGGGTTTTTTGAGCTTGAAACTCCGGACATAACTCCTGAGGAAGTCTTCATAGCTTCAGGTCATGTTGAGAAGTTTGTTGATCCTTTAGTTGAGTGTACCAAGTGCCACGCAAGATACAGGGCAGACCATCTCATCGAGGAGAGCTTGGACATTGATGTTGAAGGCTTGAGTGCCGAAGAGCTCACGAAAATAATAAAGGAAAACGGCATAAAGTGTCCTCAGTGTGGTGGAGAGCTGGGCGATGTTTGGTACTTCAATCTGATGTTCGAAACGTACATCGGTCCTTACAAGGACAAGAAAGGGTATCTAAGACCAGAAACAGCCCAGGGTATTTTTGTGAACTTCAAGAGGCTTAATGCCTTTGCGAGAAACAAGCTCCCATTCGGTGTGTTCCAGATTGGAAAGGCTTATAGAAATGAAATTTCACCAAGACAGGGGATGATCAGGCTTAGAGAGTTCACTCAGGCTGAAGTGGAGATATTTTTCAATCCAAAAGAGACCGAGCATCCGCACTTCGATGAGGTCAAAGACGAAGTTGTTAGGCTTTACCCCATCGAACACCAGCTCAAGAACTTGGGGATGATTGAGGTAACTCTTGAGGAAGCTGTTAAAAAAGGATATGTCATGAACACGTTCTTTGCCTACTACATGGCTATGGTGAAGAGAATTCTCCTTGACATAGGAATTCCAGAAAAGGCGATAAGATTCAGGCAACAGCTTCCAGAAGAAAGGGCACACTACTCAAAGGATACATGGGATGTTGAGATTTACAGCGAAAGATTTGGATGGATTGAGTGTGTTGGTATCGCGTACAGAGGGGATTACGACTTGAGCAGACACATGAAGATGAGCGGTGCCGATTTGACGGTTATGATTCACTACGATAAGCCCAAGACCGTGAAAAGGCTCAAAGTTAGTCTAAATATGAAGAGAGTTGGTCCAAAGCTTAAGAAAGATGCAAAAAGAATAAACGAGAAGCTCAAAGAGATGAGCGAGGAAGAGCTTAGAAAGCTTGTTGAAGAACTTGAAGAGGAAGGTAAAGTCAGCATTGAGGGTTACGAGCTTGAAAAAGAGGATTTCATAATCAAAGAGGTTGAAGAAAAGATAACCGGTGAAAAGATTGTTCCTCACGTCTTAGAGCCGAGTTTCGGTATTGATAGACCTTTCTATCTACTCCTTGAGAACTCACTAACAATTGATGAGGATGGAAGAATTTACCTCAAGATAAAGAAGGATATGGCGCCAATAGAGGTTGCCGTTCTACCGTTAGTTGCAAAGGAGCCACTAACAACAATAGCCTACAATGTCTTTAGGACGCTCCAGAAAGCGGGATTCATAGCAGTTTACGATGAAAAGGACACAATAGGGAGGAGATACGCAAGATACGACGAGATTGGAACTCCATACTGTGTGACCATTGACAACCAAACACCGGAAGACAACACCGTAACAATCAGAGACAGAGATACGAGGGAGCAAATTAGGGTTAAGATTGATGAATTACCAGAGAAGCTGAAGGAGCTTATCTTTGGCTCCTCTTGA
- a CDS encoding LSm family protein, with the protein MAERPLDVIHRSLDKDVLVILKKGFEFRGKLIGYDIHLNVVLADAQLIEGGEVTKKYGKIVIRGDNVLAISPVETE; encoded by the coding sequence ATGGCGGAAAGACCACTTGATGTTATACACAGGTCTCTGGACAAAGATGTGCTGGTTATACTTAAGAAGGGATTTGAGTTTAGAGGCAAGCTTATCGGTTATGACATTCACCTGAATGTTGTCCTTGCAGATGCTCAGCTTATTGAGGGCGGCGAGGTAACAAAGAAGTATGGTAAGATAGTGATTAGAGGAGACAATGTGTTGGCTATTTCACCAGTAGAAACTGAGTGA
- a CDS encoding 50S ribosomal protein L37e, protein MGSGTAPHGKRNRTPTHIKCRRCGRKAYNVRKRYCAACGFGRSRRLRKYSWSKKWKKAKNVH, encoded by the coding sequence GTGGGAAGCGGAACAGCACCCCATGGAAAGAGGAACCGCACACCAACTCATATAAAGTGCAGAAGATGTGGAAGAAAAGCCTACAACGTTAGAAAGAGATACTGTGCCGCTTGTGGATTTGGAAGAAGCAGAAGATTAAGGAAGTACAGCTGGTCAAAGAAGTGGAAAAAAGCTAAGAACGTCCATTGA
- a CDS encoding ABC transporter substrate-binding protein, translated as MSAKNDILEYLKSKGHDGALQSELYNLGYSRSTIAEALEALEKEKRIVKKNIGKKAYRIWAIDEAPFPIKNTLRLGILRAVEYPHALLTAYDLREKYNVRVLVYNSALELTNALAIGKVDLACSPLITQLLYSLLMKSIKIVSGCGFAGSGLVVRGELEEGKTIASSELSTMETMLKLFLEKGGLKNIKVTYFKNPENAVRSFLSGEIDGISIWEPYLTLLKKKGFDVYHYSNYFGKYPCCALGVNLSFLDVNEDIFKEFFERFKYNTENLEKRKEEAIRLMVEVMDFDEKLVRESFGGFVYDYRLTKKQVEEMLNRFGLKVFNLEKLFLSQDF; from the coding sequence ATGAGCGCAAAAAATGACATTTTGGAATATTTAAAATCAAAAGGGCACGATGGAGCTCTTCAGAGTGAGCTGTACAATTTGGGTTACTCTCGTTCGACAATTGCTGAGGCGCTTGAGGCTCTTGAAAAGGAGAAGCGTATCGTGAAAAAGAATATCGGAAAAAAAGCATACAGAATATGGGCTATTGATGAGGCACCTTTTCCCATTAAAAATACTCTTAGACTTGGAATTTTAAGGGCTGTTGAGTACCCACATGCTCTTTTAACGGCTTATGATTTGAGAGAAAAGTACAATGTTAGGGTTTTGGTTTACAATTCTGCCCTTGAGCTTACGAATGCCCTTGCAATAGGAAAGGTCGATTTGGCGTGTTCGCCGTTAATCACTCAACTCCTCTATTCATTATTAATGAAAAGCATTAAAATTGTCTCTGGTTGTGGATTTGCTGGCAGTGGACTTGTTGTGAGAGGAGAGCTCGAAGAAGGAAAAACCATTGCTTCCTCTGAGCTTTCTACAATGGAAACCATGTTAAAATTGTTCCTTGAAAAAGGAGGATTGAAGAATATAAAGGTGACATATTTTAAAAATCCAGAGAATGCCGTGAGGTCTTTTCTTAGTGGGGAAATAGACGGAATAAGCATCTGGGAGCCTTATCTAACTCTGCTTAAAAAGAAGGGCTTTGATGTCTATCACTACTCTAATTATTTTGGAAAATACCCCTGCTGTGCCTTGGGGGTTAATTTGAGCTTTTTGGACGTTAATGAGGATATTTTTAAAGAATTCTTTGAAAGATTTAAGTACAACACTGAAAACTTGGAGAAACGAAAAGAGGAAGCTATACGTCTAATGGTAGAGGTTATGGACTTTGATGAAAAACTTGTGAGGGAAAGCTTTGGGGGATTTGTCTATGATTACAGACTCACAAAAAAGCAAGTTGAAGAAATGCTAAATCGATTTGGTCTCAAAGTGTTCAATCTTGAAAAGCTCTTCTTATCGCAAGATTTTTAA
- a CDS encoding MATE family efflux transporter, with amino-acid sequence MDGELRKRLWELAWPAILANISQTLVNLVDMIMVGQLGALAIASVGLGAQLSWFMMPIMFAISTGVLALVARFVGAKEYDMANLTLEQGIYLAFLVGIPVMVFGFLFGDDALRIMGASEDVIKLGYDYIRMYFLFYPINFMGFAAFSALRGAGDTKTPMKLSILMNVLNVVLNYLLIFGKFGFPRLEVKGAALASGLSIATAFVVGMFLFLSNRLVLKLKLSFRFDISLIKRILRIGIPATIERIIFSVYNFIYISIVTRFGTVALAAHQVGLRVESIAYMPAFGFNVATSALVGQSLGEGNPEKAEKVVYESLKMVTAFMSVMAVILIAFPKYLVMPFITKSDPNYWQVIRLAAIYLMIVGISEIPLGWLFVLSGALRGAGDTKSPMYITAVSKLLFRILPAYLLGFGFAIGSFRFEGLGVIAAWIAMSLETFTTAGFFWWVFKKGKWKYIKV; translated from the coding sequence ATGGATGGCGAATTAAGGAAGAGGTTATGGGAGCTTGCATGGCCGGCGATATTAGCAAACATATCTCAAACCCTTGTTAACTTAGTTGACATGATAATGGTCGGACAGCTGGGTGCTCTTGCAATCGCAAGCGTTGGTTTGGGAGCACAGCTTTCGTGGTTCATGATGCCCATAATGTTTGCAATCTCAACAGGTGTTTTGGCTTTAGTTGCCCGTTTTGTGGGTGCTAAAGAATACGATATGGCTAATTTGACATTGGAACAGGGAATTTACCTTGCTTTTCTGGTGGGAATACCAGTCATGGTATTTGGATTTTTGTTTGGAGATGATGCACTGAGGATAATGGGAGCCAGTGAAGATGTAATAAAACTTGGCTATGATTACATAAGGATGTATTTCCTATTCTATCCCATCAATTTCATGGGTTTTGCTGCATTTTCAGCTTTGAGAGGAGCGGGTGATACAAAAACACCAATGAAGCTGAGCATCTTAATGAATGTTCTCAATGTTGTTTTGAATTATCTCTTAATTTTCGGAAAGTTTGGCTTTCCAAGGTTGGAAGTTAAGGGGGCTGCATTAGCCTCCGGACTTTCAATTGCAACGGCTTTTGTTGTCGGAATGTTCCTCTTCTTAAGCAACAGGCTTGTTTTGAAGCTTAAGCTCAGCTTTAGATTTGATATTTCACTGATTAAAAGAATACTAAGAATTGGAATTCCAGCAACAATTGAAAGGATTATCTTCAGCGTTTACAACTTCATCTATATAAGCATCGTTACGAGATTTGGAACGGTAGCTTTGGCTGCTCATCAAGTTGGCTTGAGGGTAGAGAGCATAGCTTATATGCCAGCTTTTGGCTTTAATGTTGCCACATCAGCTTTGGTTGGACAGAGCTTGGGTGAGGGGAATCCAGAAAAAGCTGAGAAAGTTGTGTATGAGTCATTGAAAATGGTAACGGCTTTCATGAGCGTCATGGCTGTAATTTTAATTGCTTTTCCAAAATATCTCGTTATGCCATTTATAACAAAAAGTGATCCCAATTATTGGCAAGTTATCCGCTTGGCTGCAATCTATCTCATGATTGTGGGTATAAGCGAAATCCCATTGGGCTGGCTCTTTGTTCTCAGTGGAGCTTTGAGAGGTGCAGGGGATACGAAGAGTCCAATGTATATAACGGCTGTTAGCAAATTACTCTTTAGGATTCTTCCGGCTTATCTTCTGGGATTTGGCTTTGCAATTGGTTCATTCCGCTTTGAAGGGCTTGGGGTTATTGCTGCTTGGATTGCAATGAGCCTTGAGACATTCACAACCGCTGGCTTTTTCTGGTGGGTGTTTAAAAAGGGGAAGTGGAAGTACATAAAAGTATGA
- a CDS encoding type II toxin-antitoxin system VapC family toxin yields MIVIDTSSLIKYLLREEGWRDVSKFLRQNQLVSLEMALIEGANAIWKRCVLYQDIPLKTAEKLLGYLHSTKGIIIYEDPIEYLPKAEEIALENNVTVYDSLYIAQALKYGKLATSDEKQGKVAEKLDIVVFYL; encoded by the coding sequence GTGATAGTAATTGACACTTCGTCTCTAATCAAATATCTCCTCCGCGAAGAGGGCTGGCGTGACGTTTCGAAGTTTCTTCGTCAGAATCAGTTGGTTTCTTTAGAAATGGCATTGATTGAAGGGGCAAATGCAATTTGGAAGCGTTGTGTTCTTTACCAAGATATTCCTCTCAAAACGGCAGAGAAATTGCTTGGCTATCTTCACTCAACTAAAGGCATAATCATCTATGAGGATCCAATTGAATACTTGCCTAAGGCGGAAGAAATTGCTCTTGAGAATAATGTTACCGTTTACGATTCTCTTTACATCGCTCAGGCTCTCAAATATGGAAAGTTAGCAACCAGCGATGAAAAACAGGGAAAAGTTGCAGAAAAGCTTGATATTGTGGTGTTCTACCTTTAG
- a CDS encoding VIT1/CCC1 transporter family protein, producing the protein MDEMIKSALQFYEDEYSDSILYAQLAKTEKDESLKKEFLRLSNIEAKHAKFWHDFLVRRNVRTPRMKISKLSLYSIRLLRKILGPGAVASLLEMGENSAIQKYFKFLTTYQEKLDKEERRELSEVILDELEHEKFFYESKKRLHVENIRDLVLGMNDGLVEILGAVTGLSAVYVYNPKLVGISGLIVGVAGALSMAIGTFISVRSQRQVNESIRQRMEVLFRVSPDRAEDELLDKLLESGMPENVAKEVAEKLSSNHDAIIKLLVQEEDENEIRAALYTGCFYLLGVAFPVTPYFFASSSLVALPFSVLLAGTALAVVATFISVLSGISIKKKVTEMVTTGLGAAFVSYLFGHLMEALFHVSTL; encoded by the coding sequence ATGGACGAGATGATAAAGTCGGCACTTCAGTTTTATGAGGATGAATACTCCGATTCAATTCTTTATGCTCAGCTTGCTAAAACTGAAAAAGACGAGAGTTTAAAGAAGGAATTTCTGAGGCTTTCAAACATTGAAGCAAAGCATGCAAAGTTCTGGCACGATTTCTTGGTAAGGAGAAATGTCAGAACCCCCCGGATGAAAATCAGCAAGCTGAGCCTTTACAGCATAAGGCTTTTAAGGAAAATTTTAGGGCCTGGAGCTGTTGCTTCACTCCTCGAGATGGGAGAAAACAGCGCAATCCAAAAGTACTTCAAATTCCTCACGACATATCAAGAGAAGCTCGATAAAGAAGAGAGGAGAGAATTAAGTGAGGTCATCTTGGATGAGCTTGAACACGAGAAGTTCTTCTACGAGAGCAAAAAAAGACTCCATGTCGAAAACATCCGAGATTTAGTCCTCGGCATGAACGATGGATTAGTTGAGATCCTCGGAGCAGTTACTGGACTGTCAGCAGTTTATGTGTATAATCCAAAGCTCGTTGGAATTAGCGGTCTTATAGTTGGAGTTGCCGGAGCGCTCTCAATGGCAATTGGAACTTTCATATCAGTTCGCTCTCAGAGGCAGGTAAACGAGAGCATCAGACAGAGAATGGAAGTCCTGTTCAGAGTTTCTCCAGATAGAGCAGAAGATGAGCTTTTAGACAAGCTCCTTGAGAGCGGTATGCCTGAAAATGTTGCAAAAGAGGTCGCCGAAAAATTATCCTCAAACCACGATGCAATAATTAAGCTACTTGTCCAAGAAGAGGATGAGAACGAGATAAGAGCAGCCCTTTATACTGGATGCTTTTACTTGCTTGGCGTAGCGTTCCCAGTTACACCTTATTTCTTTGCATCATCATCACTGGTTGCACTGCCATTCTCCGTATTGTTAGCGGGAACAGCGCTGGCAGTAGTTGCGACTTTTATATCGGTGCTCTCAGGAATCTCAATAAAGAAGAAAGTTACGGAGATGGTTACTACTGGATTAGGGGCAGCGTTTGTTAGCTACCTCTTTGGTCACTTGATGGAAGCCCTATTCCACGTTTCGACACTCTAA
- a CDS encoding tRNA (guanine(10)-N(2))-dimethyltransferase: MELTEINEGKARVLVPKAERIYDAPVFYNPMMALNRDLSVLLLKVVKAKKVLDALSATGIRGIRYALETPAAEVWMNDINPDAFKLIIKNLALNFPGKIEIHEKKAFLKGNKVLVATNLDANRLMNEQFRYFDFIDLDPFGSPMEFLDSALRSVKRKGVLAITATDTAPLCGAHPKACLRKYNAVPIRGELCHEAGLRILIGTVARYVAKYDMGFEVLFAYYKDHYFRVFLRFKDGAKKGDETLEKLGYLYFNEKNGKFEIERSFLPSKTKAYGPLWLGELKNQEIVEEMHKLAEREEIAEKKKVLKFLGIIKEEPNIPFFYDTHALARRNNLEARKVAKIIEILEEEGYKATRTHFSPTALKTNAPFEKVIEILKSLQ, from the coding sequence ATGGAGCTAACAGAAATAAATGAAGGAAAAGCAAGGGTTCTTGTTCCAAAAGCTGAGCGTATTTATGATGCTCCAGTTTTTTACAACCCCATGATGGCTCTGAATAGGGATTTAAGCGTCCTTCTCCTCAAGGTTGTTAAAGCAAAGAAAGTTTTAGATGCTTTAAGTGCTACAGGGATTAGGGGGATCAGGTATGCCTTAGAGACTCCAGCAGCTGAAGTTTGGATGAATGACATAAATCCAGATGCCTTTAAGCTGATAATCAAAAATCTGGCACTCAACTTCCCTGGTAAAATTGAGATACATGAGAAGAAAGCATTTTTAAAAGGAAACAAGGTTTTAGTTGCAACAAACTTAGATGCCAACAGATTGATGAATGAGCAGTTCAGGTATTTTGACTTCATTGACTTGGATCCCTTTGGTTCTCCAATGGAGTTTTTAGACTCTGCTTTGAGAAGTGTAAAGCGGAAAGGAGTTTTAGCCATAACCGCAACAGATACCGCTCCCCTCTGCGGAGCTCATCCAAAGGCATGTCTAAGAAAATACAACGCAGTGCCAATAAGAGGCGAGCTCTGCCATGAAGCGGGGCTGAGGATTTTAATAGGAACCGTTGCGAGATATGTTGCAAAGTATGACATGGGCTTTGAAGTTCTTTTTGCGTACTACAAAGACCACTACTTCAGGGTATTCTTAAGGTTCAAAGATGGAGCAAAGAAAGGGGACGAGACTTTAGAAAAGCTCGGGTATCTGTATTTTAATGAAAAGAATGGAAAATTTGAGATTGAGAGGAGCTTTTTGCCAAGCAAAACTAAAGCTTATGGGCCTTTGTGGCTTGGGGAGCTCAAGAATCAAGAAATTGTTGAAGAGATGCATAAGCTGGCAGAGAGAGAGGAGATTGCAGAGAAAAAGAAAGTGCTGAAGTTTTTAGGAATTATCAAAGAAGAGCCTAACATTCCATTTTTCTATGATACTCATGCATTAGCGAGGAGGAACAACCTTGAAGCAAGAAAAGTTGCCAAAATCATTGAGATTCTTGAAGAAGAGGGCTACAAAGCAACGAGAACTCACTTCTCACCAACCGCTCTAAAGACAAATGCCCCTTTTGAAAAAGTGATTGAGATTTTAAAGTCATTACAGTAA
- a CDS encoding 50S ribosomal protein L35ae, with protein sequence MKGIVLSYMRSKENQHNHHMIIKPLGIESREEAAKLIGKKVIWKSPSGKIIAGKIVKPHGVRGEVKVRFEKGLPGQALGDYVEIL encoded by the coding sequence ATGAAGGGGATAGTGTTAAGCTACATGAGGAGTAAGGAAAATCAGCACAACCACCACATGATTATCAAGCCTCTCGGAATTGAGAGCAGGGAGGAGGCAGCAAAGCTCATAGGAAAGAAAGTCATTTGGAAGAGCCCGAGCGGAAAGATAATTGCCGGCAAAATTGTCAAGCCACATGGGGTTAGGGGCGAGGTTAAGGTAAGGTTCGAAAAAGGCTTACCCGGACAAGCTCTTGGTGATTACGTCGAAATTCTCTGA
- the pepQ gene encoding Xaa-Pro dipeptidase PepQ — protein MERIKKLQKFINENSIDAALISKRENLFYFSGASLLAGGYLVVTPDEAIIYVPELEYEATKEETELPVEKFKRLPELYEKLKSYSILGIEGSTSFSFMNALKEKAEIKEFRSVDDVIKDLRIVKTKEEIEIIKSACELADMAVMVAIEEISEGKREREIAAKVEYVMKMNGAEKPAFDTIIASGHRSALPHGVASDKRIERGDLVVIDLGALYRHYNSDITRTIVVGKPNEKQKEIYEIVLEAQKTAVEKAKPGMTAKELDSIARTIIAEYGYGDYFIHSLGHGVGLEIHEPPRISQYDETVLKEGMVITIEPGIYIPKLGGVRIEDTVVITKDGAERLTKMERELI, from the coding sequence ATGGAAAGAATAAAGAAGCTTCAAAAGTTTATAAACGAGAACTCAATTGATGCAGCGCTCATCTCTAAACGTGAAAACTTGTTCTACTTTTCTGGAGCTTCTCTGTTAGCTGGGGGGTATTTAGTTGTTACTCCGGATGAGGCTATAATTTATGTTCCCGAACTTGAATATGAAGCAACAAAGGAAGAGACTGAACTACCCGTTGAAAAGTTCAAGAGGCTGCCAGAACTTTACGAAAAGCTCAAATCTTACAGTATTTTGGGAATTGAAGGTTCAACAAGCTTTTCCTTCATGAATGCACTTAAAGAAAAAGCTGAGATAAAGGAGTTCAGGAGCGTTGATGATGTTATAAAAGACCTTAGAATTGTGAAAACCAAAGAAGAAATCGAGATAATCAAAAGTGCGTGTGAATTAGCTGACATGGCTGTTATGGTAGCTATTGAAGAAATCAGCGAAGGGAAGAGAGAAAGAGAAATAGCAGCAAAGGTTGAGTATGTTATGAAGATGAACGGTGCTGAAAAGCCAGCCTTTGATACAATCATCGCCAGCGGTCACAGGTCAGCTCTCCCTCACGGGGTTGCAAGCGATAAGAGGATTGAGAGAGGAGATTTGGTCGTCATAGATTTAGGGGCACTTTACAGGCACTACAATTCTGACATCACCAGAACCATAGTTGTTGGAAAGCCCAATGAGAAGCAGAAGGAGATTTATGAGATAGTTCTTGAGGCTCAAAAAACAGCTGTTGAAAAAGCTAAGCCGGGAATGACTGCGAAGGAACTCGACAGCATAGCAAGGACCATCATAGCGGAATACGGCTATGGTGATTACTTTATCCACAGCCTTGGTCACGGAGTTGGCTTGGAAATTCATGAGCCTCCGAGGATAAGTCAGTACGATGAGACTGTTCTCAAGGAAGGAATGGTCATAACAATTGAGCCGGGAATTTACATTCCAAAGCTTGGTGGCGTCAGAATTGAGGATACAGTTGTTATAACGAAGGATGGAGCAGAGAGGCTCACAAAGATGGAGAGAGAGCTGATTTAA
- a CDS encoding type II toxin-antitoxin system VapC family toxin — MDAILDTSVIIEVFKGNSKVVKSLPSEWVYGLSAITVFELYCGTLKEKEELMIEKLPKLHFDERSAKIAGEIYRDLKKKGNLPPAKDLLIAANAIAHDKMLVTCDEDFGLFTEYGLKVKIIKRN, encoded by the coding sequence ATGGATGCAATCCTTGATACAAGTGTGATAATTGAGGTTTTTAAAGGAAATTCAAAAGTCGTCAAGTCTCTGCCTTCTGAATGGGTTTACGGTCTCTCTGCAATCACAGTTTTTGAGCTTTACTGTGGAACTCTGAAGGAAAAGGAAGAACTTATGATTGAAAAGCTACCAAAACTGCATTTTGACGAAAGAAGTGCAAAGATTGCCGGAGAGATCTACAGAGACTTAAAGAAAAAAGGCAATCTACCGCCTGCTAAAGATTTATTGATAGCTGCCAATGCAATAGCTCACGATAAAATGCTTGTTACCTGTGATGAGGACTTTGGACTGTTCACTGAATATGGATTAAAAGTTAAGATAATAAAAAGGAATTAA